aattttagacaaattctttttcttttatccGTTGTAAAAAACGGAATGCACAGAGGAGTACTGATTTAAATCAAACTTGTTTGGCAGATgacgctcatatttggcattttggtaattaaggacagtcctaccaacgtagcaaaatacattttgtttaaatatcatTTATCCGGGAATTTATTAACGATTTCCGGGTGCTTCTTTGTCACAATGTAAATACCAGGaagggatgtccaacttattccagtgtgagagcgcttcaaaactagcgttttttataacattgtCCTTTATGGCcaaattgaacaaaataataatttttgggcatttatcaacccaacacccaacatttagtacgaataaaaattactatatagtggttatttatgGGGGGGTGCGATAAGGCCATGTGAGTTAAGGTCATGATGGCATAAACTCACATCTGAATGGGAGATTAAgccatattattttgaaaaaaacgatATGGCTTTATCTCGCTTTCGAATTTGAGATAAAGCCATCATGGCCTTATCTCACAATAGCACATAATTCAATATGGCTTTATATCTCAAAtgcattttaaagaaaaatcatatttgattttttttaacgttttttatattttgctatttatgAAAGATTAGTAAAGTGTTACCCTTTTACAAGATAACAAAAATGGGAAATCCTCACCCTGTTTTGACAAGAAGTGCAATTGGCAATGTATTGTTTTATTAGAAGTCACCCTGTGTTGATAAAAAGTGCATTTGACAATGACGTTATTATTTAATGTCATATTTTTATTGCCGTGCACGTGTTTTCAATTTCGCGAAATTCTTAACAAAATGGAAAATGTGAACACAGTTTTTGAGTACACCATTATACCAGGGtttagaaaaaatagtaaacttttgtatattgaaaaggaagaacaaatctataaatataaatatacaagtagaaatattaaatactatTATTGTTACAATAAGAACTGTAAAGTTGGTGTTGCAGTTGATTTCAACAACCTCCTGTTTCATTGTCGCAAAATGAAAAACTCAAATTCAGTCCATGATCATGAAAAACAACCTTTCAACCCGTGCAAACATTACAAAGTTTGTCAAGATTGTTATAATCTTATGAAAAATAGAAATGATTCGTTAGGCATAAAAACATTATGTCCAATTTGCAGAGCGATTATTATAGATGCTCAACCAATTTTTGTTAACATAgataatataacttttttgtttttttttttttgttaaagaataaaatttttttgttgtctttttttcCAGTTAAAGAACTGCAAAATTGCTAATAGAGTAATAAAACATGGTTGCTTAACATTTGCTAATTTATTCGatatattgaaaagaaaaaatgtaagtatatatatcaGGATGGTTTGGCGGTTCTGTGATTACTCTCCTTCGCGTCCCGCCGCGTCCCGGGGCGGGCCGGCGCGCGAACGGCgaaaattttcttagtttttctGTAAACCATTTTCAAAAGTGCAATAAAGCCTTAATAGCTTTATTTCCATttactttaaaagaaaaaatatggcaTTACCTctcatttgcaaataaaaaatatggctttatgtcctatctgatcaaaaaaatatatggtttCATCTCACATTTAAATTAGACCATATGGCTTTATCTCTCATTTGGATGACCAAATGATGGTCTTATCTCGCATGGCCTTATCGCACCCCCCCGTTATTTATTAtgtggagaaactatttaaatctttttaaagtatattaaaacaactgttttctgacctttcaatacccaataaaaggatttaagcaTGTTAGCTCtcattcattaaatatttttaagcattttccattgaaaataatactaagtATGttgcttcaaattaaaaaacatttcttcaaatacctttaaatttcacaaatttatgtaattttcattgtttaacattttttataagtggtcttgaacgatgcaacaaatccctccgtttacatatttttttggtaagattacAATCTGgtcatcgctcgtttccaattgctaatcgtcaaaacctcctgaactcgatcaactgccaaagttcaggaggttttgacgtttagcaattgttctctcacttccagtgagagaggagttggatatctctttatctctgacgTGCATAAACATGGATTGTACAGAAAACGACGCTCGTGCAATGAACGCACAAGAAAATGTaagtttttgttgcaataaaattatgtattaccattatattatatacaaatctATTTTGTAACTAGAAATATCTGTTGTTTTATAGGTTTGTGAATGTCGTTTGTATATTTGTGGTTATATAGTGTCCGAGCCCCAGGCAAAAACAGTGATTGtcgattatatgtatgtatgtgaatgttaattattacatatattGAATGAGTCTCcatttaaccctttcagccccaaaggactttttaaacgatgtcaaacatatatagaagttgcttataagcaactttggggctaaaagggttaatcatgatcatgaagttgatctattagatgtgtattttaaagaagtttttgtgtatttgactttttaaacgatgtcaaacatgtcggggctgaaagggttaaggaGTAAAACGTGTAGTTTTTAGAGTAGTTAAAAACGGCATAGAGACGACTGATGCGGTAGTGTGCAACACTtgtaaaaatgtgtataaatttgacaaaaGCACATCTAATTTGGTCAAACACAAGTGCTACGTAAAGCGGCCTTTACACGGTCACACATGTTTGCAAGCATGGtatgatgcaaaaaaaaaatggttttcgtTTAAACGGTCGAACATGCAATCATACATTATTCCTCTATTATTTGTGAACGAAGCAACATGGCGCGTGCATTAGTTGCAGCACTTGTAATTGATATTGTAGAAGAAGACGAAGtagaacaaaaaaagcaaaaaagacaGAGGAAAACTTGGGTAAAGGAATGGCGATCAAGAAGACCAGTTTTTTCACATATAAGTTTATTAAAGGAACTTGAACAGTCCAGCCCGGCGGACTACAAAAATTTTCTCCGAATGGATCCTTCTGTATATAGGGAACTTTTGGAAAAAGTAACAccttaaattgaaaaacaaaatactgtTATGCGAGACGCAATTTCGCCAGATGAACGTCTCTCTGTAACATTAAGGTATTTGGCAACTGGAGAGAGCTACGAAAGTTTGAAATTCCAGTCGTATATTTCAACTGCAAGTTTAAGCAACATAATTATTGAGACATGTGAAGCATTGATTAAAGTTCTTAAAGATTTTATTTCAGTAAGtatatgatgtatgtatattaaagattttatttcagtaagcatataatgtatgaatattacatgaaaatggaaaacaaaacaaaaataaaatatttctccaaatcaataaaaataacaaaaataaaaagaaaagtttGCTTATGAATAGTCAGAGTCGTTCAACAAGTCCGTAAATGTCTGATATTCCGTGTTGTTTCCGTATTGTTGAGTATTTATGGTTTCCTGTGGTTGTATGTTGACGCtggaaattttttgatattgctGTGGCTGAACTGTTCTATGAAGTCTGATGTGCTGAACTTGAGGTTGAGGAGTAGATATAATATGCGTTGGACTCAGAAGCGGCGGTGAAATTAAGTATTCCGGACGACTTTGCAATGTTCTTGAATCAAAACATGTTGACGAGTTGTCACtataagaaaaatgtgttgatgaGCATCTTGTGTTAGGTACGTTGAACATCTGATGGGAATTTTCGTTCAACCGTCCCAAAGCTCCTTGGTACAACACCTCCATAATGGTTTTATTGGCAAATAATTGTTGATTAGGGTCAAGTTTCCTGAAGAGGACTTCCCAAGTCGAACTGAAGGTACTTGCATCATCATTGGGCCGCGTCGAATCTTCTAAAGCTTTGACTGCTTTAATAAGCaactgttgtttttcttttttaccaaATTCTTCTTTGTCTTTTTTTGCGCAAGGTGCattctgaaaataataaataaaaataaaaactgttatCTTTCCAGTTGCCGAAAAGTGAAGAAGAATGGAAAACGATAGCTTCTGAATTTTATGAACTGTGGAATTTCCCGAATTGCCTTGGCGCtatcgatggaaaacatgtAAACATTACGAAACCACCGCATTCTGGCGCATACTATTTCAACTATAAGAAGACTTACAGTATTGTTTTGATGGCCATAgtcaatgcaaaatatcaatttataatGGTGGAAGCTGGAGCAAACGGAAGAGTTTCCGATGGTGGTGCTTTCGGAAATACTATATTTTCGGCTATGCATGATgacggaaaattgaaaatacctTCCCCCACAAAACCGtctagttttgaaaaagagctgccgtttgtttttgtagcagaTGACGCTTTTGCACTAAGTGAACATTTTATGAAACCCTATAGCCAAAGCGGTCTAACTcagcatcaacaacaatatAACTATCGTCTGTCACGGGCAAGAAGGGTTGTAGAAAACGCGTTTGGAATTATATCTTCCAGATTCAGAATACTGCTGACTACAATACATTTATCTCCCGAAAAGGCAACGAAAATTGTTCTAGCAATTTGGTATTTACACAACTTCTTAAGCACAAAAAGCAGTGAATATTATCttcgaatgataaatgatgtAGGTGAAAATTCGGTACCTGCTTTGATGCAAATAGAAAAAACCACAAGTCGGAAGAGTACTACCAACGCCAAGGAAATTCGAAACTCATTTTGTGAATACTTTAATGGTGTCGGATCAATGTAATTTTGCATTTcgttttataaatgaaaatatataaaatatatacataaataaataaaaatgtcctCTTCGTTTTACTCACGTCTTCCACAGTCGTGTCCCCATTTTCCTCAATCTCTATTGATGACATGCCCGTCATCTGTGTTTCTTGCTCTTCCAAGAATGCCAGGTCATGAAAGTACCACAAAGACGGTACATATATTTCCTCTATTCCTGCTCCAGATTTCTCActtcgctttattttttttaactcacgCCGATAACATCCTCGAAGTgagtttattttgtattttaacgtTTCTAAATTAGCTTTTGGATCTAtatccttatatttttttagcagtGCTTCATAAGCAGCATTCttctttgatttgtttttatactcctCACTTTTCACCTTCCATACTTCTGGATGGCTTCGATAAATTTCGAAGAAGTCCTTCCACAGTTCTTCATTTACCCGTGACGCCATTACGCTTTGATGTTTGCTTACGACTGAAAAAATATACTGCGTGTATGATGCAAGCGTTTACACCATAAAACATGTTCACAACAACatcatgtttttaaaaaaatttaaaaaccatCGCACATGTATGACGAACACGAATTTATTATGTTTACACGTTCATTCTTCTCATCACGCCGTACATGCTTGCAAACATGTGTGACCGTGTAAAGGCCGCTTAATGGCCAATAGCCATAAGCGCAGTCTTCCTGCCTTTGATgttgattttgaaaccaaaaagaaaTGCATCAAACTAGCAACGGAGTGGATAGTAAAGAATGGTCGATCATTCAATATAATTGCAAGTTCGAGATTAAAAAACTTGGcccagttttttatttttcttggtgCGAAACTGTGAGGAAATGTAAATATTGAGTCAGTACTGCCGCATCCCACAAGTATATCGCGAAACATCAGTGCTCTCtacgattttcattttaatgaATTGAAATCCGAGATTCAAGAGCACAGAAAATATGGATATATGGACGGACGACTTCTTCAAAGAATCCTACATATCACTTACGATGCATTACGTCAAAGAAAGCACACTTAAAAACCGCCTGCTAGCAGTAAAATCAATGGTTAGAGTCTCGTGTACTGGtaagaattataaaatgtttttggttATATTGGAatctatattttatatcaacatTTCTTAggcaatgaaattaaaaacaaaattaatagaaTTTTACGAGACTTTGGATGTGATTTGCTGATGGACGATCCAATCATTGTTACTGATAGAGGAGCCAATATGAAAGCCGCTTTCAACGAACTGAGCGCATTACACTGTGTAAGTTAACATAAGCTGCCCTTTATCAACAAtaaagtccgcgcgtggcctgagtcagcgaattcacattcccacgctgacaggtaaggcacagcggtagcggcaaactgccaacgcaagcgtcggcgtcgtatccgctgcaataactccacaacaactgagacaaggtgcaggtttaagacatttagaatgtaagtttagttttaaacagagaactcatcagacaggatggtctgatcaataaagcaataataacaaaaaacaagacggttatttgtaattggcgcccaactatatgggaataaaagaaattaaagttcgctaaaaaatagtaaaaactattcgggaacaaaaattaaagttcgataaaaaatagtaaaaactattcggaaataaaaagctcgataaaaaataggaaaaaaactaTTCGGGAATAATTGTACGGACCATCAAGGAGGAGACGTCACAAAAAAAGGAATCACGGACCAAAGGGGAtcgaaaatttctacaaaaattaaacaatagaattaagattcaaaaatatgtaagtagagtgcaaaaaatatagtatgttaaattgctctaataaaaaaagtagaTAAAACAGAAAACTTGtgttaaatataactgtaaatctttgcacgagtttttgagaaataaattttgcgcAGGCCAGCTTATTGGTATCGGTTTTACTTCAAGCTCATGAGTGATCAGGACCTGgacaaaatatttgagagactTAACGGAATAGAAGTTAGTAAAAAACAGTGCAACAATAGGGATAatactgaaaattggtggacagAATATAGAGTGGCAGACAAAAGACAAGAAATTGCGCTGGAACCAGACCAATTAAGGGCATTAGTGGAAAGTGCGGTTTGTAGTGCACTTGCCACTCAAAgagaaaatttcgaacaaaagctTGCAATTATTAATCAACGACTAAATGACGTTAAAATCGACACACCGAACATAGAAACATATAGGGAAACAGAAATTGTACCGGGGATTAGATGTGAGGAGCCACTCGATATTGTAAAGTCCTTACCGGACTTCGACGGTAAGCAGGAGAATTATGTATCGTGGCGGCAGGCGGCACACACCGCCTACAAAGTTTTTGAGGGCTATGAGGGTAGCAGCAAACATTATCAGGCTGTTGCCATCATTAGGAATAAAGTTAAAGGCCCGGCCGACATGGTTCTGGCCTCATTTAATACCGTTCTAAATTTTAGGGCCATAATTAATCGACTCGATTTTAGTTATTTCGACAAACGACCAATTTACTTGATCGAACAGGAGATGTCAACTCTCCGTCAAGGAAGTTTGTCACTACTACAATATTACGACGAGGTAGAGAAAAAGTTAACCCTTTTAACTAACAAAACGATAATGACTTACGAAAAATCAATTGCTGCATCACTGAACGAAAAATACAGAATGGATGCATTACGCGTATTTATTTCAGGGACTAAGAAACCCCTCAGTGATGTGTTATTCTCAACCCGGCCTAAAGATTTACCTTCGGCTCTAGCGTTAGCACAGGAGGTGGAATCTAACCATGAGCGATACCAGTTCGCAAGCACATATGCCAGGAGCCTGGAAGACAAATCCCAAAGGCTAAATATAGAGCAATCTAGGCAAAAAGGTACAAGTAGTAGATATCAGACGAATGACATGTATCTTGCGAAAAATCCCTATTTTAACAGAACGCGGGACTTCAACAGCAGGACTCCGCCGAAACTAGAgccagtacagccaatggacgTTGATACCTCGCAACGCTTCAGAGAACATTCAGCACAACAGAAAAATAGTGGATACTCATCTCGATATTctaataatcaaaatcaaaaatacggaCAGACAGTGAAGAGACCAAGTAATGATTCTGCAAAATTCACGGGACCAAAACAACAACGGGTTAACAACCTGCCAAACGTAAATTCTACTTCTAATCATGAGGTATCAAACTCAGAGGCCTCATCAATCGAAGACGACCTTACTGAACCTaaccagttaaattttttagacagGACTCCTTACTACCTTTCATTGAAAGAACAATTGCAgggagaaaactaaaattattgattgataCGAGGGCATCAAAGAACTATATAAAGCCTCTAAAAGTGCTTAAGCACATAGCACCTGTCGAAAATTCTTTCTTGGTAAAGTCAATCCATGGCTTTActcacattaaagaaaaatgcacgGTTAACCTTTTCGACACAAACAGTACCTTTTTTATTCTCCCGTCTCTTTCAACGTTCGACGGAATAGTAGGTCTGGATTTGCTAACGCAAACAAACGCAACAATAgatctaaaatcaaaaaaaaataataactaataacggctcagaagaaataaagtttttaaagtgtgCAAATGTGAATTTCACACGAGTAGAGGACATAGAAGTCCCCGAGGTTGTAAGGggcaaatttcagaaaatggtgaaaaattTATAACGCGTTTTTTCTGATCCTAATGAGGCCCTAccatttaacacaaatattgtCGCCACTATTCGCACCGAAAGTGACGACCCGGTGTATTCTAAGCTATACCCTTATCCAATGGGTGTAGCGGAATTCGTGAATACTGAAATTCGAGATTTACTAAGAAATGGTATTATCCGATCGTCTAGGTCACCACACAACAACCCAATATGGGTTGTAGATAAAAAAGGAATGGACGCACAACGCAATGTGGAGAAACGTCTTGTAATAGActtcagaaaattaaacgaaaaaaccatCGATGACAAATATCCCATCCCCAATGTAACCGTAATACTATCAAATCTAGGAAAGGCCAAGTATTTCACAACACTCGACCTGAAATCGGGCTTCCACCAAATAACTCTCGCAGAATCCGATagggaaaagaccgctttctcgGTAGgcaacggaaaatacgaattctGCAGGCTTCCTTTAGGATTGAAGAATGCGcccagcatttttcaaaaagctaTCGACGACGTACTGAGAGAACAAATAGGAAAGTCCTGTTACgtttacgtcgatgacgttATTATCTTTTCAGAAACCGAAGAAAAACATGTCGAGCATATCCAGTGGGTGTTAAAGAGGTTACATGAAGCTAATATGAGAATTTCGCGCgagaaatcacaattttttaaggaaagcgTTGAATACTTAGGCTTTGTTGTGTCTAGGGGAGGCATTAAAACGAGCCGCAGCAAAGTAGATGCTATACATAACTACGAGAAGCCCGCTACTCTTTTCAATGTCAGATCCTTTCTAGGTTTAGCAAGCTACTATCGTTGCTTTATTAAGGACTTTGCGGCAATAGCAAAGCCTCTAACAGATATTTTGAAAGGAGAAAACGGCAAGGTTAGCGCCACACAATCGAAAAAGATTAAAGTGGAATTAGACGAAAAATAATCACTTGCTTTTAACAAATTGAAGGAAGTCCTTACATCGGAGGATGTTATGTTACTCTACCCAGACTTCAGGAAGCCATTTGTACTAACGACAGACGCTTCATCTTTGGGTATAGGGGCAGTACTGTCACAAGACAATAGGCcaatcacctttatttcaaggACTTTGAAAGATCGTGAGAAAAACTTTGCAACTAACGAACGCGAGTTACTTGCAATAGTCAGGGCCCTAAAAAGCCTTAGAATCTATCTCTATggcgttaaaaatttaaacatttttacagacCATCAGCCACTTACGTTTGCGGTTTCAGACCGAAACccaaatgccaaaattaaaCGCTGGAAAGCGTTTATCGACGAGCACAAcgctaaaattttttacaaaccggGCAAGGAAAATCATGTTGCTGACGCGCTATCACGACAGAACATCCACGCTCTAGAGGAGGATGCCCAATCAGATTTGGCTACAGTCCACAGCGAAATGTCACTATCCTATACGATAGAAGGAACTGAGAAACCATTAAATTGCTTCCGAAACCAAATCGTTTTAGAAGAAGCAGACATGACTTTAAGACGGAATTTCATAtactttggcaataaaactcgtcatataattcaatttataaATAGGAAGCACCTTATTGAGGAGATAAAAATAGCTGTAAACCCAAATGTGGTAAATGCCATACATTGCAATCTACCAACATTGGCCAGCATACAAGATGAATTAGTAAGGAGTTTTCCGTCAAGAAAGTTTTGGCACTGCAAAAACATGGTGTCTGATATTGTCAACAAAAACGAGCAGAGGgagattgttgttgctgagcACAATCGAGCTCACAGAGCAGCCCAggagaatattaaacaaatcctCTGCAATTACTATTTCACAAAGATGACAAATTTGTCGAATGAAGTTGTCGCGAATTGTAGGATCTGTGGTAAGGCCAAATACGACAGACACCCACGTAAGCAGGAACATGGTGTAACTCCAATCCCCTCCTATACCGGGGAAATGTTGCACATTGATATCTTTTCGACAGATAACAGGTACTTTCTTACCTGTCTggacaaattctcaaaatttgcggTGGTGCAGCCTATACCTTCTCGAACAATTGTGGATGTAAAGGTCCCAATCATTcagttaatgaatatatttccaaacacaaaaacaatttattgtgaTAATGAAGCTTCTCTAAATTCTGAAACGATAACCACATTGTTGGGGAATAGTTTTGGTGTGGACATCGTAAACGCACCACCCCTTCATAGCACCTCGAACGGGCAGGTTGAACGCCTCCATAGTACACTTTTGGAGATAGCCAGATGTTTGAAACTGGACAGAAAAATTAACGAGACGACAGACCTCATATTAATGGCAACAACTAAATACAATCGAACGATTCACTCGGTGACCAATATGAAACCAATCGAAATACTTCACGCCAACCCACCCGAACTGAGGAATGAGATAaccatgaaaataatgaaggctCAACAAGTACAAATGGATAGGAATAACCCCTCCAGACGGAATAGAGTATTCGACGTGGGGGAAAGAGTATTGGTAAAGACTAACAGACGACTCGGAAATAAATTAACCCCTTTATATGTTGAGGAGGAAGTTGAAGCAGACTTAGGAACCACGGTTCTCATAAAAGGGAGGGTGGTCCACAAGGACAACCTAAAGTAAGGGAAAATTCTTAgcatattttagaattatttaAATAGCATAGGGTAAATTATTTAAGCTTCTTTCACACTATCTTTCAGGATACTGATTGCGATACTTCTTATTCAAACGACGACGGCAAAATTGACCGACTATTCGACTTCCGACTACATACCGATTCAGGATGGTGACGCGACGATTTGGGAGGAATTTGGCTATCTAAGGCATACAATTAATCTTACAGTATACAAGGGAATAGTTGAGGAAACCAAAGACTTAACAACGCAATTCCCTCTATCCCATATGAGAATGTTACTCGACGCAGACATTGCACATATAAAGGAGCTTCTGACAACACTGGACATCCATCACAGGCAGGCTAGGAGCATTAACGTTTTGGGTACTGGCCTAAAGGTTATCGCAGGTACGCCTGACTTTGACGATTTCGAAAACTTAAAGTTCCGACAACAGGAACTCGTAGACTCAGAGCGACATCAGGTAGAAATAAACACAAGGATACAAGAAAAGATAAATGAACTGACGGAAACGGTTAACCacatcattaaaaactcaaaagctgGACAGATCGAAACTGGTCACTTGTATGAAATGTTGCTTGCAAGAAATAGGatcattataaatgaaattgaaactttaatttcaactaCTACCCTTGCAAAGATAGGGATAATAAATCCCATGTTGTTAAActcaaatgatataaaaaacattattgaaatgCACTCTACAAACACAACTATCACTGATTTAATGGAGGTATCATATATTAAGGTTCTATTAGACGGTAATCTTctacattttattatcaaatatccCAAGCCAGTACTAGTCTGTaagagaattattatttttcctgtcCAACACAACGGAACAATCCTGCACCTTGGGAATGACAACAATGTTGCCGATTGTCATAATCAAATTTTGGCGATTGGAAATTTCAGCGCAACGCTCACAtcaacgttttgcaaaaaattacataatCCAACGTACGCGCAGCAGCTTCATTCTGGTAATGTTGCCCACTGCAGCACCTTTAACCAATTATGGTGGTCGATGATGGCATAATCATCATTAACGATAATACCGCTTTAGTCAAGACTACCGCAGACACCGCAGACCATGAAGGGAACTTATTTACTTTCCTTCgaaaatgaaattcaaattaatggatcctacttcaaaaacgtaaacggcatgtttaaaaaattaccagGATCAGCAACGACGGCGCTCCTCAATATCACCAGTCATCAAGAGATTTTGAGTCTTCCATACCTTCACAAGATAAGTATGGAAAACCTGCGTATTATCGGGAAAATCGAAGGGAGGACTATGATGGGACCAACGATATCAGGTCTCACTAGCATTGTCATACTAATTACCTGTTACGGTCTAATTCAACTATACCGAGAGCGAAAAGAAGACTCAAATCCCAGAATCTTCAGAACGTCATAAACAATCTTAAGAAGTCCGTGGACGGCCttcatttagaaggggaggagttaacataagctgccctttatcaacaataaagtccgcgcgtggcctgagtcagcgaatccACATTCTCACGCTGGCAGCTAGCAGTCAACATAGTCAACAACAAAGTCCGTAAGTAAATGAAGTATCCGAATTTCTGAATTGTTAACCGTTGCGGCAAGCTTGTtaagtgttttaaaaaatctgttGAAAACACGACATTGGCAGCAACCCTAAAAAGCTACTGTACTCGTTGGAATACGATTTTTAACCTACTT
The sequence above is a segment of the Bactrocera dorsalis isolate Fly_Bdor chromosome 6, ASM2337382v1, whole genome shotgun sequence genome. Coding sequences within it:
- the LOC105224248 gene encoding uncharacterized protein LOC105224248 isoform X4, whose product is MASRVNEELWKDFFEIYRSHPEVWKVKSEEYKNKSKKNAAYEALLKKYKDIDPKANLETLKYKINSLRGCYRRELKKIKRSEKSGAGIEEIYVPSLWYFHDLAFLEEQETQMTGMSSIEIEENGDTTVEDNAPCAKKDKEEFGKKEKQQLLIKAVKALEDSTRPNDDASTFSSTWEVLFRKLDPNQQLFANKTIMEVLYQGALGRLNENSHQMFNVPNTRCSSTHFSYSDNSSTCFDSRTLQSRPEYLISPPLLSPTHIISTPQPQVQHIRLHRTVQPQQYQKISSVNIQPQETINTQQYGNNTEYQTFTDLLNDSDYS